A single region of the Silene latifolia isolate original U9 population chromosome 8, ASM4854445v1, whole genome shotgun sequence genome encodes:
- the LOC141595100 gene encoding uncharacterized protein LOC141595100, with protein sequence MRYLHRSRINDRGREFCRKTLWKLPIPMVWKILIWKIIVKALPTGSEFHKRKLDVEPFCGMCGGDKKCIETLEHLFRDCSLTRRLWACSVLGIRVESAEGISISEWIYDWIRYLLTSEGGEEKMITFVAILWGLWSLRNSVIFQDMDLNPFTIMGCFYKSIQEKVQMLCNSSPTKQPLSMIQSSEEGLAHEDREAIRNGHHVNLIRNHSNCAMIRVKVDASWVRNFEAAVGWIAYDHTGKELKRRKVCTRAESAL encoded by the coding sequence atgaggtatctacacagaTCAAGAATAAATGATCGAGGGAGGGAGTTCTGTCGGAAAACGTTATGGAAATTACCCATTCCTATGGTTTGGAAAATTCTTATCTGGAAGATCATTGTAAAGGCTCTGCCTACCGGAAGCGAGTTTCATAAACGGAAACTGGATGTTGAACCTTTCTGTGGCATGTGCGGAGGTGATAAAAAATGCATTGAAACCCTGGAACATCTCTTTCGAGATTGTAGTCTCACTCGCAGGCTCTGGGCGTGTTCGGTTCTAGGCATCCGGGTGGAAAGTGCTGAAGGAATTTCGATTTCGGAATGGATATATGATTGGATTAGGTACTTGCTTACTAGTGAAGGGGGAGAAGAAAAAATGATCACTTTTGTGGCCATCCTGTGGGGTTTGTGGTCGTTAAGAAACAGTGTCATCTTCCAGGATATGGATTTAAACCCATTTACGATAATGGGGTGTTTCTATAAATCAATTCAGGAAAAAGTGCAAATGCTTTGTAACTCCTCACCTACAAAGCAACCTCTGTCAATGATACAAAGCTCCGAAGAAGGCTTGGCACATGAGGACAGGGAGGCCATTCGCAATGGGCATCATGTCAACCTTATTAGAAATCACAGCAATTGTGCGATGATAAGGGTCAAAGTGGATGCTAGCTGGGTACGGAACTTTGAAGCGGCGGTCGGTTGGATTGCATACGACCATACGGGAAAGGAACTCAAGAGGAGGAAGGTGTGCACCAGAGCTGAATCGGCTTTATAA